A stretch of Bacillus pseudomycoides DNA encodes these proteins:
- a CDS encoding peptidoglycan recognition family protein — MKIKQAKLKFQDELQPLQNVTKLIIHHTAEDGWDVYKTHEFHQKVRGWSGIGYNYFIEADGTVFEGRGLHIGAHAKGYNNDTIGICMTGNFDNYDPTLAQMDSLQSLCKEFMKQFSICEERILGHRELEGVTKTCPGTRFSMVELRERLFQK, encoded by the coding sequence ATGAAAATTAAACAAGCAAAACTGAAGTTTCAAGATGAATTGCAGCCTTTACAAAATGTAACAAAGCTTATCATTCATCACACAGCTGAAGATGGATGGGATGTGTATAAAACACATGAATTCCATCAAAAGGTAAGAGGCTGGAGTGGCATTGGATATAATTATTTTATTGAAGCAGATGGAACTGTGTTTGAAGGTAGAGGGTTACATATAGGAGCTCATGCAAAAGGATATAATAATGACACAATAGGGATTTGTATGACAGGAAATTTTGATAATTACGATCCGACTTTAGCGCAAATGGATTCTTTACAGTCATTGTGTAAGGAATTTATGAAGCAATTTTCTATATGTGAAGAACGGATACTTGGCCATCGTGAATTAGAAGGTGTCACAAAAACTTGTCCAGGAACACGTTTTTCTATGGTAGAGTTAAGGGAAAGGTTATTTCAAAAATAG
- a CDS encoding GNAT family N-acetyltransferase encodes MINGREKYPTLYTNRLILRKINISDILDIYEYASDKEMTTYIVWESHKTLSDTKMFVNSIMNQYAQGELSAFGMEFKGEKKLIGTCGFITYDKREHKAELAYVLSRKYWGRGLATEAARAFLEYGFKELHLKRIEAGCHIGNESSEKLMKRLGMKYAQTIKNDLFVKGMYRDTKRYFVTSDMYSEIIRGE; translated from the coding sequence ATGATAAATGGAAGAGAAAAATATCCAACATTGTATACGAATCGTCTTATATTAAGGAAAATCAATATAAGCGATATTCTAGATATATATGAATATGCTTCAGATAAAGAAATGACAACGTATATTGTATGGGAATCGCATAAAACATTAAGTGACACGAAAATGTTTGTGAATTCAATTATGAATCAATATGCGCAAGGAGAATTATCCGCTTTTGGCATGGAATTTAAAGGTGAGAAGAAGCTTATAGGGACATGTGGATTTATTACGTATGATAAAAGAGAGCATAAAGCAGAACTTGCTTATGTATTATCACGAAAATATTGGGGGAGAGGGTTGGCAACAGAGGCTGCACGAGCATTTTTAGAATATGGGTTTAAAGAATTACACCTTAAACGTATTGAAGCAGGATGTCACATAGGAAATGAATCATCTGAAAAATTGATGAAACGATTAGGGATGAAATATGCCCAAACAATTAAAAATGACTTATTTGTAAAGGGAATGTATCGTGATACAAAGAGATATTTTGTTACAAGTGATATGTATAGTGAAATAATTAGAGGAGAGTAA
- a CDS encoding acyl-CoA synthetase, whose product MGITSSYRKHTQIHPDKIAIKEKDRLLTYKEWYESVCQVANWLNKEKTANKTVAILLENRIEFLQVFAGAAMAGWVCVPLDLKWKHNELKERLKLANPSIIITEQYKLAEIPLIEGKVFSIHEWNQMIGDQLHIYHSAESVKKYSFYMGFTSGSTGKAKAFLRAQESWVHSFDCNLHDFHMKNNDIVLLAGTLVHSLFLYGAISALYLGQTVYLVEKFIPNYVLSILKQEKISVMYTVPTMLEALYKEESVIEQEIKIISSGAKWEAKAKQKIKTVFPYAKRYEFYGASELSFVTALTDIESERKASSVGKPCHNVQVRICNEKGKELKKGEIGIVYVKSEQFFMGYVLNGDLVCQVTEDGWMTVHDIGYVDKEGFLYIVGREKNMILFGGINIFSEEIESVLSAHPHVEEIVVIGIKDEYWGEKPVAMVKGRVTRQELKSFCLQRLSSFKIPKEWYFVDEIPHTSSGKIAREIVRNLIENQEKVYE is encoded by the coding sequence GTGGGAATTACATCGTCTTATAGAAAACATACGCAGATACATCCTGATAAAATAGCGATAAAGGAAAAGGATAGACTACTAACATATAAAGAATGGTACGAATCGGTTTGCCAAGTTGCAAATTGGCTTAATAAAGAAAAAACAGCAAATAAAACGGTTGCGATTTTACTAGAGAATCGCATTGAATTTTTACAGGTCTTTGCAGGTGCTGCAATGGCAGGGTGGGTTTGTGTTCCGCTTGATTTAAAGTGGAAACATAATGAGCTTAAGGAAAGGTTGAAGCTTGCTAATCCATCTATCATAATTACTGAACAATACAAGTTGGCTGAGATACCACTAATAGAAGGAAAGGTATTCTCTATTCATGAATGGAATCAAATGATAGGTGACCAGTTACATATATACCATTCTGCAGAAAGCGTAAAAAAATACTCGTTCTATATGGGATTTACATCGGGATCGACGGGGAAAGCGAAGGCATTTCTTAGAGCGCAGGAGTCTTGGGTTCATAGTTTTGATTGCAATTTACATGATTTCCATATGAAAAATAATGATATTGTTTTACTTGCTGGTACATTGGTTCATTCCCTTTTTTTATACGGGGCAATAAGTGCGTTATATTTAGGACAAACAGTATATCTTGTAGAAAAGTTCATCCCAAATTATGTTTTATCTATATTGAAACAAGAGAAGATTTCAGTGATGTATACCGTTCCAACTATGCTAGAGGCATTATATAAAGAAGAAAGCGTTATAGAACAAGAAATAAAAATTATTTCTTCAGGAGCAAAATGGGAAGCTAAAGCAAAACAGAAAATAAAAACTGTATTTCCATATGCAAAAAGATATGAATTTTATGGTGCTTCGGAATTAAGTTTTGTCACAGCACTAACAGATATAGAAAGTGAAAGGAAAGCATCTTCAGTTGGAAAGCCATGTCATAACGTGCAAGTTCGGATATGTAACGAAAAAGGAAAGGAATTAAAGAAGGGTGAAATTGGAATTGTTTATGTGAAAAGTGAGCAGTTTTTTATGGGATATGTATTGAATGGAGATCTTGTTTGTCAAGTTACAGAAGATGGTTGGATGACTGTACATGATATAGGTTATGTGGATAAAGAGGGATTTTTATATATTGTGGGTAGAGAGAAAAATATGATTTTGTTTGGAGGTATAAATATTTTTTCAGAGGAGATAGAAAGTGTATTATCTGCTCATCCTCATGTTGAAGAAATTGTAGTTATTGGTATAAAAGATGAGTATTGGGGCGAAAAACCTGTTGCTATGGTAAAAGGAAGAGTTACGAGACAAGAATTAAAAAGTTTTTGTTTACAACGACTATCCTCATTTAAAATTCCGAAAGAGTGGTATTTTGTTGATGAAATTCCACATACAAGTAGCGGGAAAATTGCCCGTGAAATAGTAAGAAATCTAATTGAGAATCAGGAGAAAGTTTATGAATAG
- a CDS encoding DUF2164 domain-containing protein has translation MMNVKIPNEKKDELVEKIQQFFEEEDLDNIGRFQAERLIEEMIKLLGPYAYNQAIGDARKLITDKLSNIEEDLYVLEKQDGK, from the coding sequence GTGATGAATGTAAAAATACCAAATGAAAAGAAAGATGAGCTTGTAGAGAAAATTCAGCAGTTTTTTGAAGAAGAAGACCTAGATAATATTGGGCGTTTTCAAGCAGAGCGTTTAATAGAAGAAATGATAAAATTACTTGGTCCATATGCATATAACCAAGCAATTGGGGATGCGAGAAAACTAATTACAGATAAGTTGTCGAACATAGAAGAGGATTTATATGTATTAGAAAAGCAGGATGGTAAGTAA
- a CDS encoding serine hydrolase — protein MKIRSQITFASLALLIAGSSLLYTSPTSIVKAEPTQNVSSSLQISTQQDRNSVKQAMRDILQFGIPGILAKTSEDGKTWGYAAGVANLSTKKPMKTDFRFRIGSVTKTFTATVVLQLAGENRLNLDDSIEKWLPGVVQGNGYDGNQITIRQILNHTSGIAEYLRSKDADMMNTKKTYTAEEIVKIGLSLPPDFAPGKGWSYSDTGYVLLGILIEKVTGNSYAEEIENRIVEPLELSNTFLPGNSSVIPGTKHARGYFQPDGASELKDVTYYNPSIASSAGDMISTADDLNKFFSYLLSGKLLKEQQLKQMLTTVPTGSAEISGYGLGIYETKLPNGVSIWGHTGSIPGFVTLVGGTLGGKHTLAVNLNSMGKANFKNILLAEFSK, from the coding sequence ATGAAAATACGTAGTCAAATTACATTTGCAAGTCTGGCCCTTTTAATAGCTGGAAGTTCCCTGCTATACACATCGCCAACCTCAATTGTAAAAGCAGAACCCACTCAAAATGTATCTAGTTCGTTACAAATAAGCACTCAACAAGATCGTAATTCCGTCAAGCAAGCAATGCGGGATATATTGCAATTTGGAATCCCGGGGATACTTGCTAAAACTTCCGAGGATGGAAAAACGTGGGGTTATGCCGCTGGGGTAGCGAATCTGAGCACCAAGAAACCAATGAAAACAGATTTTCGCTTTCGCATTGGTAGCGTGACGAAGACGTTCACCGCAACAGTTGTGCTTCAATTAGCTGGAGAGAACCGCCTGAATCTAGACGACTCCATCGAAAAATGGTTGCCTGGTGTCGTTCAAGGAAACGGATATGATGGTAACCAGATTACTATCCGGCAGATATTGAACCATACAAGTGGTATCGCTGAATACTTAAGGTCAAAAGACGCTGATATGATGAATACAAAAAAAACATATACCGCTGAAGAAATAGTGAAGATTGGGCTTTCTCTGCCTCCAGACTTTGCCCCAGGAAAGGGCTGGTCTTATTCAGACACAGGATACGTATTACTGGGTATCCTTATTGAGAAAGTAACCGGAAACAGCTATGCGGAAGAGATTGAAAATCGGATTGTTGAACCACTTGAATTGTCGAATACATTCCTACCTGGCAATTCAAGCGTTATCCCAGGCACCAAGCATGCCCGTGGATATTTCCAACCAGACGGAGCAAGTGAGCTAAAAGACGTTACTTATTATAACCCAAGTATAGCTAGCTCGGCTGGAGATATGATTTCTACTGCTGACGACTTAAACAAATTCTTCTCTTACTTACTCAGTGGAAAATTACTGAAAGAACAGCAATTAAAACAAATGCTTACTACAGTTCCTACAGGAAGTGCTGAAATCAGCGGATATGGTCTTGGAATATATGAAACTAAGCTTCCAAACGGTGTCTCGATATGGGGACACACAGGTAGCATTCCAGGGTTTGTTACTCTTGTTGGGGGTACACTTGGAGGCAAGCATACGTTGGCCGTCAATTTGAACAGTATGGGTAAAGCTAACTTTAAAAATATTTTACTTGCTGAATTTAGCAAGTAG
- a CDS encoding RimK family alpha-L-glutamate ligase, producing the protein MKKIHVIHENTEWTRHLTRRLEELGLPYEEWHLDKGNVDLSSVPPQGVFYNRMSASSHTRNHRFAPEFTGAVLAWLERHNRKVFNGSRALQLEVSKVAQYMALNAKGIRTPKTIAAVGKDHIIEAATQFEGRLFITKHNRAGKGLGVQLFQSDASLQEYVESAAFEEPVDGITLIQEYIQSPEPYITRCEFVGGKFVYAVQVDTSKGFELCPADACQIGDLFCPVGEKAPEKPKFQIIEGFDDPIIQKYEAVLAANDIAIAGIEFIRNADGEIFTYDINTNTNYNADAEAVVGKYGMLEIAKFLGSELEKI; encoded by the coding sequence TTGAAGAAGATTCATGTTATTCATGAAAACACAGAGTGGACAAGACATCTAACGAGAAGATTAGAAGAACTCGGTCTTCCTTATGAAGAATGGCATTTGGACAAAGGGAATGTTGATCTTTCGTCTGTTCCGCCGCAGGGCGTATTTTATAACCGTATGAGCGCTTCTTCTCACACAAGAAATCACCGCTTTGCACCAGAGTTTACGGGTGCTGTCCTTGCTTGGTTAGAGAGGCATAATCGAAAAGTGTTCAACGGAAGCAGAGCATTGCAGCTTGAAGTAAGTAAGGTCGCGCAATATATGGCACTGAATGCAAAAGGAATCCGGACACCTAAGACAATTGCAGCTGTTGGTAAGGATCATATTATAGAAGCCGCAACGCAATTTGAAGGACGTCTATTTATTACGAAGCATAACCGTGCTGGAAAAGGACTAGGTGTTCAACTGTTTCAGTCTGATGCTTCTTTACAAGAATACGTAGAAAGTGCAGCATTTGAAGAGCCAGTAGATGGTATTACATTAATTCAAGAATACATTCAATCTCCTGAGCCTTACATTACACGTTGTGAGTTTGTAGGCGGGAAATTTGTATATGCAGTTCAAGTCGATACATCCAAAGGCTTTGAATTGTGCCCAGCTGATGCTTGTCAAATTGGCGATTTGTTCTGTCCTGTTGGAGAGAAAGCCCCGGAAAAACCGAAGTTTCAAATTATTGAGGGCTTTGATGACCCAATTATTCAAAAATATGAGGCTGTTTTGGCTGCAAATGATATCGCAATCGCGGGCATTGAGTTTATTCGAAATGCCGATGGTGAAATTTTCACTTATGACATTAATACAAACACAAACTACAATGCTGACGCCGAAGCAGTTGTTGGGAAATACGGTATGCTAGAGATTGCGAAGTTTCTTGGTAGTGAATTAGAGAAAATATAA
- a CDS encoding phospholipase C — translation MKRKILAIASVIALTAPIQSVAFAHENGHQDPPIALKWSAESIHNEGVSSHLWIVNRAIDIMSQNTTVVKQNETALLNEWRTDLEKGIYSADYQNPYYDNSTFASHFYDPDSGKTYIPFAKQAKQTGAKYFKLAGEAYQNKDLKNAFFYLGLSLHYLGDVNQPMHAANFTNISHPFGFHSKYENFVDTVKDNYRVTDGNGYWNWQSTNPEEWVHASASAAKADFPSIVNDKTKNWFLKAAVSQDSADKWRAEVTPITGKRLMEAQRVTAGYIHLWFDTYVNNK, via the coding sequence ATGAAAAGAAAAATTTTAGCTATAGCTTCTGTAATTGCTTTAACAGCCCCTATCCAAAGTGTGGCGTTTGCGCATGAAAATGGTCACCAAGATCCACCAATTGCTCTAAAGTGGTCAGCAGAATCTATACATAATGAAGGAGTAAGTTCTCATTTATGGATTGTAAACAGAGCCATTGATATTATGTCCCAAAATACGACTGTTGTGAAGCAAAACGAGACAGCTCTATTAAATGAATGGCGTACGGATCTAGAGAAAGGCATTTACTCTGCGGATTATCAAAACCCATACTATGATAATTCCACATTCGCTTCACACTTCTATGATCCTGATTCAGGAAAAACGTATATTCCATTTGCTAAACAAGCAAAGCAAACAGGAGCAAAATATTTTAAATTAGCTGGTGAAGCTTATCAAAATAAAGATCTTAAAAATGCATTCTTCTATTTAGGATTATCACTTCACTATTTAGGGGATGTCAACCAACCAATGCATGCAGCAAACTTTACTAATATTTCGCATCCATTTGGCTTCCACTCAAAATATGAAAATTTCGTTGATACAGTGAAAGACAATTATAGAGTAACGGATGGAAATGGCTATTGGAATTGGCAAAGTACAAATCCAGAAGAGTGGGTTCATGCATCAGCATCAGCAGCAAAAGCTGATTTTCCATCAATTGTTAATGATAAGACGAAAAATTGGTTCCTAAAAGCAGCTGTATCACAAGACTCTGCTGATAAATGGCGTGCAGAAGTAACACCGATAACAGGAAAACGTTTAATGGAAGCGCAGCGTGTTACAGCTGGATATATCCATTTATGGTTTGATACGTACGT
- a CDS encoding acetyl-CoA C-acyltransferase produces the protein MNRAVIVEAKRTPIGKKNGVLKGYEVQQLAVPLLAHLSKGIEREIDDVILGNVVGPGGNVARLSALEAGLPFAVPGVTIDRQCGAGLEAIRMACHFIQGEAGNCYIAGGVESTSTSPFEKRARFSPDFIGDPDMGIAAEHVAEHYKITRDRQDEYACFSYKRTLEALEKGYLQEEMIPLSSNIVEDETIKYGMNYERIIKRTRPAFLQGGTVTAGNSCGVNDGACAVLVMEEKKARELGYKPILRFVHSAVIGMNPHLPGSGPIFVVQKLLQDQKLSMDDVDYIEMNEAFAAKVVACAQELQIPYEKLNVNGGAIALGHPYGASGAMLVTRLFYQVQRGEAKYVIATLGIGGGIGLALLFEKVED, from the coding sequence ATGAATAGGGCTGTTATTGTAGAGGCAAAGAGAACGCCGATTGGTAAGAAAAATGGAGTGTTGAAAGGATATGAGGTTCAGCAACTAGCAGTTCCTTTGCTCGCACATTTAAGTAAAGGAATAGAGCGTGAAATAGACGATGTAATATTAGGGAACGTTGTTGGGCCAGGCGGAAATGTTGCACGGCTATCGGCACTTGAAGCTGGACTTCCGTTTGCAGTACCGGGTGTAACAATCGACCGCCAGTGTGGTGCTGGGTTAGAGGCAATTCGGATGGCTTGTCACTTTATTCAAGGAGAAGCAGGGAATTGCTATATTGCCGGTGGTGTTGAAAGTACAAGTACATCCCCTTTTGAGAAGAGAGCTCGTTTTTCGCCTGATTTTATTGGAGATCCAGATATGGGAATAGCAGCTGAACATGTAGCAGAGCACTACAAAATTACAAGGGATAGGCAGGATGAATATGCTTGTTTCAGTTATAAAAGAACATTGGAAGCACTTGAAAAAGGATATTTACAAGAAGAAATGATTCCGCTTTCTTCAAATATAGTGGAAGATGAAACGATAAAATATGGAATGAATTATGAACGGATTATAAAGAGAACAAGGCCGGCTTTTTTACAAGGGGGAACAGTGACAGCAGGGAATTCTTGTGGTGTAAATGATGGAGCTTGTGCTGTACTTGTAATGGAAGAGAAAAAGGCTCGTGAACTTGGGTACAAACCAATTCTTCGCTTTGTTCATAGCGCTGTTATTGGTATGAATCCGCATTTACCAGGGAGTGGGCCTATATTTGTTGTGCAAAAGTTATTACAAGATCAGAAACTATCAATGGATGATGTTGATTATATTGAAATGAATGAAGCTTTTGCTGCTAAGGTTGTAGCCTGTGCACAAGAATTACAAATTCCTTATGAAAAATTAAATGTGAACGGTGGAGCAATTGCACTCGGTCATCCTTACGGTGCATCAGGAGCTATGCTTGTTACTCGGTTATTTTACCAAGTGCAAAGAGGGGAAGCAAAGTATGTCATTGCAACGTTAGGTATTGGCGGGGGAATTGGGCTTGCTCTATTATTTGAAAAAGTAGAGGACTAG
- a CDS encoding long-chain fatty acid--CoA ligase, translating into MMMNVQLTISSMIERAEKLFPKKEIVSRTHDTITTLTYKQLGERTRRLSSALKKLGIKEGERVGTLAWNHHRHVEAYFAIPSIGSVLHTINIRLSAQHISYIIGHAEDRILLVDEDLVPLVEKIQDELSTVQAYIIMTDKKELPETSLEPVYHYEQLLMEGNPDFQFLKDMDENTPAGMCYTSATTGNPKGVVYTHRSTVLHCMALGLADTAALSESDAAMAIVPMFHVNAWGLPFAATWFGSKQVLPGPMFTPKILLEMIQDEKVTLAAGVPTIWFGVLQELENNSYDLSSMKRILCGGAAAPKSVIAAFEQKYNVPFIHAYGMTETSPIVTLARLKSYETNLSYEDQLEIRSKQGYLVPGVEMKVVGVNGEVKWDGIEIGELCLRAPWIAASYYNDERTVEGFRDGWLYTGDVVTVDEEGCVKIVDRTKDVIKSGGEWISSVDLENALMAHEAVFEAAVVAVPHPEWQERPVACVVQKPNRSVTKEELYEFLRPQFAKWWLPDDIVFMEEIPKTSVGKFLKQALRKELENLHKSSEK; encoded by the coding sequence ATGATGATGAATGTACAATTAACAATTAGTTCTATGATAGAAAGGGCAGAAAAGCTGTTTCCGAAGAAAGAAATCGTTTCGCGTACACATGATACCATTACAACTTTAACGTATAAGCAATTAGGAGAGCGAACAAGAAGACTCTCTAGCGCATTGAAGAAATTAGGGATAAAAGAGGGAGAACGAGTTGGAACTTTAGCTTGGAATCATCATCGTCATGTGGAAGCATATTTCGCAATCCCAAGCATTGGCTCTGTATTGCATACGATTAATATTCGTTTATCTGCACAGCATATTTCCTATATTATTGGACATGCAGAGGACCGCATTTTACTCGTTGATGAAGATCTTGTACCCCTTGTTGAAAAAATTCAGGATGAACTATCGACTGTACAAGCATACATCATTATGACTGATAAAAAAGAACTTCCAGAAACTTCTCTAGAGCCTGTCTATCACTATGAACAACTTCTTATGGAAGGGAATCCTGATTTCCAATTCTTAAAAGATATGGATGAAAACACGCCAGCTGGTATGTGTTATACGTCAGCGACAACAGGTAATCCGAAAGGTGTTGTATATACGCATCGTAGTACAGTACTGCATTGTATGGCTTTAGGACTTGCGGATACAGCGGCATTATCTGAAAGTGATGCAGCAATGGCAATTGTTCCAATGTTTCATGTAAATGCTTGGGGATTGCCTTTTGCAGCAACGTGGTTTGGATCAAAACAAGTTTTACCTGGTCCGATGTTTACACCGAAAATATTACTTGAAATGATCCAGGATGAAAAAGTGACGTTGGCTGCTGGTGTACCAACGATTTGGTTTGGTGTTTTACAAGAATTAGAAAATAATAGCTATGATTTATCAAGTATGAAGCGGATTTTATGCGGGGGTGCTGCTGCACCGAAAAGCGTGATAGCTGCATTTGAACAAAAGTATAATGTTCCGTTTATACATGCATACGGTATGACGGAAACAAGTCCGATTGTGACACTTGCACGATTAAAAAGCTATGAGACTAATTTATCCTATGAAGACCAACTTGAAATTCGATCAAAACAAGGATATCTTGTGCCAGGCGTCGAGATGAAAGTGGTCGGAGTGAATGGAGAAGTGAAGTGGGACGGAATTGAGATCGGGGAACTATGTTTACGAGCACCATGGATAGCTGCAAGTTATTATAACGATGAACGAACGGTAGAAGGATTCCGTGATGGTTGGTTATATACAGGGGATGTGGTTACAGTTGATGAGGAAGGTTGCGTTAAAATTGTTGACCGCACAAAAGATGTGATTAAAAGTGGGGGCGAATGGATTTCATCGGTAGATTTAGAAAATGCTTTAATGGCGCATGAGGCTGTGTTTGAAGCTGCTGTTGTCGCGGTTCCTCATCCTGAGTGGCAGGAGAGACCTGTTGCCTGCGTTGTACAAAAACCAAATAGATCTGTAACGAAAGAAGAATTATATGAATTTTTACGACCGCAGTTTGCAAAGTGGTGGTTACCGGATGATATTGTATTTATGGAAGAAATCCCTAAAACATCGGTCGGGAAATTTTTGAAACAAGCGTTACGAAAAGAACTAGAGAATTTGCATAAAAGTAGCGAAAAATAA
- a CDS encoding biotin transporter BioY encodes MNTKSLVFVALFSAIMGVLGLIPPIALSVTPVPITLQSLGVMLAGGLLGSRLGALSQMVFLFIVGVGAPLLAGGRGGPGVFVSPSAGYLIGYVVGAFVIGYLVERLRHVSVIKVFLINIIGGILVVYIFGVTVQSFIMDISIWHAIKVSVVFLPGDFAKAVIAAVLVPRLHRSLKHVITPALKKDKISNVS; translated from the coding sequence ATGAATACAAAGAGTTTAGTTTTTGTTGCTTTATTTAGTGCGATTATGGGTGTGTTAGGACTGATACCACCAATTGCGCTTTCTGTTACACCTGTTCCTATTACATTGCAATCTCTTGGTGTGATGCTTGCGGGAGGATTACTTGGATCTCGTCTTGGGGCATTAAGTCAAATGGTTTTTTTGTTTATTGTTGGAGTAGGGGCACCATTGTTAGCTGGTGGACGTGGTGGTCCAGGTGTCTTTGTTAGTCCGAGTGCAGGTTATTTAATCGGATACGTTGTTGGAGCATTCGTAATTGGGTACCTTGTAGAACGCTTACGTCATGTATCGGTTATAAAAGTATTTTTAATTAATATAATTGGTGGAATTCTAGTTGTTTATATATTTGGCGTGACTGTTCAATCATTTATAATGGACATCTCTATATGGCATGCGATTAAAGTGAGTGTTGTATTTTTACCAGGTGATTTCGCTAAAGCTGTGATAGCAGCAGTTCTTGTACCTAGATTACATCGTTCATTGAAACATGTGATTACGCCAGCTTTAAAGAAAGATAAAATCTCAAATGTTAGTTAA
- a CDS encoding DHHA1 domain-containing protein gives MNQKIYYTDAYQQSFTAQIIKQDYDSEKKLYVTLTETAFYPTGGGQPHDTGILNEAAVTNVEEIDGEIRHFISSELHTKEVTGKINWQRRFDHMQQHTAQHILSAAFWDHFDIPTIGFHLGKETITIDLDTPELSIETANSALQIANQVVFENHPIHIRWMNLEEAKQLPLRKEPTLTDNIRVVIIENYDYNCCGGTHPKYTGEVGPIHIIGWERNKGGIRLTFVAGWRVLKLMERYQHIIKDVSKQLNSSENDIPNKVTQLLTSQKESEKELQTMNEKLLFVEANELLQQSKDVHAGTLISKVFKNQSMQEIAKLSAIITEKNEHSITYFVTENEEKLQCVLACGKAVTANMNTILKNALPAIEGKGGGNPKSARGGGKAVITGEEFLALLVHSLKETI, from the coding sequence GTGAATCAAAAAATATATTACACCGATGCCTACCAGCAATCATTTACAGCTCAAATTATAAAACAGGACTATGATAGCGAAAAAAAGCTATATGTTACTTTAACAGAAACAGCATTTTATCCAACTGGCGGTGGGCAACCACATGACACCGGAATACTAAATGAAGCTGCTGTCACCAACGTTGAGGAAATTGACGGCGAAATCCGTCATTTCATTTCAAGTGAACTACATACAAAAGAAGTAACAGGTAAAATTAATTGGCAGCGGCGTTTTGATCACATGCAACAACATACCGCTCAGCACATTCTATCTGCTGCCTTTTGGGATCATTTTGATATCCCTACAATTGGTTTTCACCTCGGAAAAGAAACGATAACAATTGATTTAGACACGCCTGAACTTTCAATAGAAACAGCTAATAGCGCACTCCAAATTGCAAATCAGGTCGTCTTTGAAAACCATCCTATCCATATCAGATGGATGAACTTAGAGGAAGCAAAACAGTTACCGCTCCGAAAAGAACCAACACTTACAGATAATATTCGCGTTGTAATCATTGAAAACTACGATTACAACTGTTGCGGTGGCACACATCCAAAATATACAGGTGAAGTAGGACCGATTCATATAATCGGTTGGGAGCGAAATAAAGGCGGCATCCGCTTAACCTTTGTTGCGGGATGGCGTGTACTCAAGTTAATGGAACGCTATCAACACATTATTAAAGACGTTTCCAAACAGTTAAATAGTAGTGAAAATGATATTCCAAATAAAGTAACCCAGCTTCTTACCTCTCAGAAGGAAAGCGAAAAAGAACTACAAACAATGAATGAAAAATTACTATTCGTAGAAGCAAATGAATTGCTGCAACAATCCAAAGACGTACATGCTGGGACACTCATTTCTAAAGTCTTTAAAAATCAGTCCATGCAGGAAATTGCGAAATTATCCGCTATCATTACCGAAAAAAATGAACACTCGATTACATACTTTGTTACCGAAAATGAAGAAAAACTACAATGTGTTCTTGCATGCGGAAAGGCAGTAACAGCAAATATGAACACCATTTTGAAAAACGCGCTTCCTGCTATTGAGGGAAAAGGCGGCGGTAATCCCAAAAGTGCTCGTGGTGGCGGAAAAGCAGTTATTACAGGAGAAGAATTTTTAGCTCTGCTTGTTCATTCACTAAAAGAAACAATTTAG